The Xiphophorus couchianus chromosome 14, X_couchianus-1.0, whole genome shotgun sequence genome includes a region encoding these proteins:
- the hgfac gene encoding hepatocyte growth factor activator isoform X1, producing MGYVRLAFLLLAFSGGARMLEFGSEIVFSIAPTKKVLTTSGQECKFPFRQGGWLHHRCITTSGSKPWCSLTHNFDRDRQWGFCAQSVGASRRELDPCRWRNPCQNGGVCTAIPQTETFQCSCPEKFTGRHCEQKKCYEATHLRRYDTGESWGRIHLRNVEQCTCEAGEISCQRVHYTKCRRNPCKNQGICRLITSTGKEVCYCRNGYGGPDCSLVPETKCYKSRGTGYRGMVGTAESGARCLPWNSDLLFDELHLGTVNASTLKGLGEHAFCRNPDGDVKPWCYTVTDSAISWEYCKVPSCVTPDWQQLTAASRRIIPFNALPNIKKPNSSKRAGKPVCGVKHKKRLAVARGRIFGGNAALPGTHPWMAAIYTGQSDFCGGSLISSCWVLSAAHCFLSNPLKSQLRVVLGQHHFNITGPNTRTFDVEDYVFHKHFSIFNPTLHDIVLIKLKKQDGRCVRRTPFIRPICLPEKSMKFPAGYCCAISGWGRTREKANGYSTLQEAGVRLVSHDVCKRPQVYGNHVTDDMICAGLSGCVDACQGDSGGPLACAKGDVSFLYGIISWGEGCDQPGKPGVYTRVVNYLDWIHSVIKRKKGKT from the exons ATGGGATACGTCAGGCTGGCTTTTCTCTTACTCGCTTTCAGTGGAGGAGCG CGCATGTTGGAGTTTGgatctgaaattgttttctccATAGCGCCGACCAAGAAAG TTCTTACCACATCTGGCCAAGAATGCAAGTTCCCTTTTCGTCAGGGTGGATGGCTCCATCACCGCTGCATCACCACCTCCGGCTCCAAACCATG GTGCTCCCTCACACACAACTTTGACCGGGACAGACAGTGGGGCTTCTGTGCTCAATCTGTTG GTGCGTCTCGCAGAGAACTCGATCCCTGTCGCTGGAGGAATCCCTGTCAGAACGGAGGCGTCTGCACAGCGATCCCACAAACGGAAACTTTTCAGTGCTCGTGTCCCGAGAAATTCACCGGGAGACACTGCGAGCAAA AGAAGTGCTATGAAGCCACACACCTGCGGCGCTATGACACCGGAGAGTCTTGGGGACGAATTCACCTCCGTAACGTGGAACAGTGCACATGTGAGGCGGGGGAAATCAGCTGTCAAAGAGTCCACTACACAA agtGTCGCAGAAACCCTTGTAAAAATCAGGGAATATGTCGGCTGATCACGTCCACCGGAAAGGAGGTGTGTTACTGCAGAAACGGTTACGGTGGACCCGACTGCAGCCTTG TGCCAGAGACTAAGTGCTACAAAAGCAGGGGCACGGGCTACAGAGGAATGGTGGGCACCGCTGAGTCCGGCGCCCGGTGTCTGCCCTGGAACTCCGACCTGCTCTTTGACGAGCTCCACCTCGGCACGGTGAACGCGTCGACCCTCAAAGGTCTCGGGGAGCATGCCTTCTGCAG AAACCCAGATGGGGACGTGAAGCCGTGGTGCTACACAGTAACTGACAGCGCCATCTCCTGGGAGTACTGCAAGGTCCCCTCCTGCGTGACGCCAGATTGGCAACAGCTGACAG ctgcttCTCGACGGATTATCCCGTTCAACGCCCTGCCTAACATCAAAAAGCCCAACTCCTCCAAGCGAGCCGGAAAGCCTGTGTGCGgggtaaaacacaaaaagaggtTAGCGGTAGCCAGGGGTCGGATATTCGGAGGAAACGCAGCCCTGCCGGGAACTCATCCGTGGATGGCAGCCATTTATACTGGACAGTCTGATTTCTGCGGCGGCAGTCTGATCTCCTCCTGCTGGGTCCTCTCTGCTGCTCACTGCTTCCTCAGCAA CCCTCTGAAGTCTCAGCTGCGCGTGGTTCTCGGTCAGCACCACTTCAACATCACCGGTCCCAACACTCGGACTTTCGACGTGGAGGACTACGTCTTCCATAAACACTTCTCCATTTTTAATCCGACGCTACACGACATCG ttCTAATCAAGCTGAAAAAGCAGGACGGGCGGTGTGTGAGGAGAACCCCGTTCATCAGGCCCATCTGCCTCCCAGAAAAGAGCATGAAGTTTCCCGCAGGCTACTGCTGCGCGATCAGCGGCTGGGGACGCACGCGTGAAA AGGCAAATGGTTACTCTACTCTGCAGGAGGCAGGAGTCAGGCTGGTTTCTCATGACGTCTGCAAGCGGCCACAAGTGTACGGGAACCACGTCACCGACGACATGATCTGCGCGGGGCTCAGTGGATGCGTGGATGCATGCCAG GGCGACTCTGGCGGCCCGCTGGCTTGTGCGAAGGGTGATGTCAGTTTCCTGTACGGGATCATCAGCTGGGGCGAGGGCTGCGACCAGCCTGGAAAACCTGGAGTTTACACCAGAGTGGTTAATTATCTCGACTGGATCCATTCTGTGATTAAACGGAAAAAAGGGAAGACATGA
- the hgfac gene encoding hepatocyte growth factor activator isoform X2, which produces MGYVRLAFLLLAFSGGARMLEFGSEIVFSIAPTKKVLTTSGQECKFPFRQGGWLHHRCITTSGSKPWCSLTHNFDRDRQWGFCAQSVGASRRELDPCRWRNPCQNGGVCTAIPQTETFQCSCPEKFTGRHCEQKCRRNPCKNQGICRLITSTGKEVCYCRNGYGGPDCSLVPETKCYKSRGTGYRGMVGTAESGARCLPWNSDLLFDELHLGTVNASTLKGLGEHAFCRNPDGDVKPWCYTVTDSAISWEYCKVPSCVTPDWQQLTAASRRIIPFNALPNIKKPNSSKRAGKPVCGVKHKKRLAVARGRIFGGNAALPGTHPWMAAIYTGQSDFCGGSLISSCWVLSAAHCFLSNPLKSQLRVVLGQHHFNITGPNTRTFDVEDYVFHKHFSIFNPTLHDIVLIKLKKQDGRCVRRTPFIRPICLPEKSMKFPAGYCCAISGWGRTREKANGYSTLQEAGVRLVSHDVCKRPQVYGNHVTDDMICAGLSGCVDACQGDSGGPLACAKGDVSFLYGIISWGEGCDQPGKPGVYTRVVNYLDWIHSVIKRKKGKT; this is translated from the exons ATGGGATACGTCAGGCTGGCTTTTCTCTTACTCGCTTTCAGTGGAGGAGCG CGCATGTTGGAGTTTGgatctgaaattgttttctccATAGCGCCGACCAAGAAAG TTCTTACCACATCTGGCCAAGAATGCAAGTTCCCTTTTCGTCAGGGTGGATGGCTCCATCACCGCTGCATCACCACCTCCGGCTCCAAACCATG GTGCTCCCTCACACACAACTTTGACCGGGACAGACAGTGGGGCTTCTGTGCTCAATCTGTTG GTGCGTCTCGCAGAGAACTCGATCCCTGTCGCTGGAGGAATCCCTGTCAGAACGGAGGCGTCTGCACAGCGATCCCACAAACGGAAACTTTTCAGTGCTCGTGTCCCGAGAAATTCACCGGGAGACACTGCGAGCAAA agtGTCGCAGAAACCCTTGTAAAAATCAGGGAATATGTCGGCTGATCACGTCCACCGGAAAGGAGGTGTGTTACTGCAGAAACGGTTACGGTGGACCCGACTGCAGCCTTG TGCCAGAGACTAAGTGCTACAAAAGCAGGGGCACGGGCTACAGAGGAATGGTGGGCACCGCTGAGTCCGGCGCCCGGTGTCTGCCCTGGAACTCCGACCTGCTCTTTGACGAGCTCCACCTCGGCACGGTGAACGCGTCGACCCTCAAAGGTCTCGGGGAGCATGCCTTCTGCAG AAACCCAGATGGGGACGTGAAGCCGTGGTGCTACACAGTAACTGACAGCGCCATCTCCTGGGAGTACTGCAAGGTCCCCTCCTGCGTGACGCCAGATTGGCAACAGCTGACAG ctgcttCTCGACGGATTATCCCGTTCAACGCCCTGCCTAACATCAAAAAGCCCAACTCCTCCAAGCGAGCCGGAAAGCCTGTGTGCGgggtaaaacacaaaaagaggtTAGCGGTAGCCAGGGGTCGGATATTCGGAGGAAACGCAGCCCTGCCGGGAACTCATCCGTGGATGGCAGCCATTTATACTGGACAGTCTGATTTCTGCGGCGGCAGTCTGATCTCCTCCTGCTGGGTCCTCTCTGCTGCTCACTGCTTCCTCAGCAA CCCTCTGAAGTCTCAGCTGCGCGTGGTTCTCGGTCAGCACCACTTCAACATCACCGGTCCCAACACTCGGACTTTCGACGTGGAGGACTACGTCTTCCATAAACACTTCTCCATTTTTAATCCGACGCTACACGACATCG ttCTAATCAAGCTGAAAAAGCAGGACGGGCGGTGTGTGAGGAGAACCCCGTTCATCAGGCCCATCTGCCTCCCAGAAAAGAGCATGAAGTTTCCCGCAGGCTACTGCTGCGCGATCAGCGGCTGGGGACGCACGCGTGAAA AGGCAAATGGTTACTCTACTCTGCAGGAGGCAGGAGTCAGGCTGGTTTCTCATGACGTCTGCAAGCGGCCACAAGTGTACGGGAACCACGTCACCGACGACATGATCTGCGCGGGGCTCAGTGGATGCGTGGATGCATGCCAG GGCGACTCTGGCGGCCCGCTGGCTTGTGCGAAGGGTGATGTCAGTTTCCTGTACGGGATCATCAGCTGGGGCGAGGGCTGCGACCAGCCTGGAAAACCTGGAGTTTACACCAGAGTGGTTAATTATCTCGACTGGATCCATTCTGTGATTAAACGGAAAAAAGGGAAGACATGA